AATCTGATATTTGTTGTACTGGATCCACTAACATTAGTTTATTTTGAGGAACAAAAAAATTGGTTGAAATTCACCGTAGCATTCCAAAACAAGGGCTgtcagtaataataataataagaagaagaagatttcatttatatagcacatttcatagaaGAGCAataagaattgcagctcaaagtacttaacataaaatcaataaaaacaatattataagtaataaaagtaataataccCTTCTGAAAACAGgctgcagtctttgcggtaatccagaacacacaagccgcagtctttgcggtatctcgaacCACAGTCTTTggggtatctcgagccacagtctttgtggtttcccaatataaataaaaatgtcgAAATATAATGAAACTAATtcacatccaaaacacacaatctcAGGCCTTTTGCAGAGCAGTCCATAATGTTGCTCAAGCCTTTCGATTACAATTAAAACAGTAAGACCTAGGAACCAATGTCTCTGCCAGGTTAATGGAAATGTGTtaaggttaacccttgtgttctcctcgggtcgttctgacccatcagtcattgtgacccaccgtcgtattgcgacaactttaccgcatacaaaaacaaagtgaagcattttcttttaaccgttgggctgtctcagaccccccacattgcgaaggttaaaagaaaagtatttttatttgtttttgtattgggtaaaattgggtaaacacaacgatggttcgttatgaacctttgggtcatgtgacccgaaggcagcacgagggttaactaggTATCTAGCTAGGTAAACATGAATGTCTGATACACATTTTCAGAGTCTTGTGACAATCTCAGACACAGTGCTGATGGTCTCTGGgtgatccatctctctcttcctgcaacAGGACAGGGCCTTCACCAACTCTTTGGGTCCTTTAGTCATGAAGATATAGAGGAAGGGGTCCACCAGGGGGGTGAGGTACAGCAGCATGTTGGCTACCAGCCCCAGGTAGCGCACCTCCTCTAGAAAACACAATGACTCCAGTAGGATGTTCAGCACAAAGGGGAGGAATAAGAGGGTGTAATTGGTCAGGATGACTCCCAGGGCAACCACAGTTCTTTTCATCTCCGGCGTGGGAGAGGGTCCGCAGCAGAGGAGGGCTCGCCACGAGtccaggaggaagaagaggaggaggggaaaggggaggagcaGGGTCACAGCGAACCAGAAATAGTATTTGAGCACCGCGAGAGCAAGGATGGCGAAGGGCGCCGCCCACATGACCATGGAGAACAGGGCGGTGCTTTTGACTCTGGTGAAAAAGCCCTGGCACTGTGGCCAGGCTGTCTGCAGGTGGCGCTCCTGTGCTATGCACACCATGAAGGTGATGTTTGAGACAACACCAAAGTACAAGATGAGCATGGACATGTCAGGGGATATGACACTTTGCGTGGTGACTTGTGGTCGGCCAATGAAGTTGAAGATATCTGAGACAAGGAGGCTGATGATGTGGAAAGGCACTCCATTCCTACCTTTGGCCATGTGCTTTAGAGCATAGATTGCCAATCCAATGGCTGGAAGGCCCACAGCAAACGTCACCCAGCCAATGATGTGAGCCAGCCCGTCTAAAGGGGTGGTActgttggtgttgttgttgacacACCCTAGAACCAGGTACCCCATAGGCTGCTGATTGGCTGTTAAGTTGATTGCTAATTAGATAATTACTTATTTTGGTGGACACAATTTTCCAGGTGAAAGTTGGTTGGCGGGTTGTACTGTAGGTTGACTCATTTCCTGAGTGTAAACATATGATGTTGCTGGAATGGCAGTCAGTATGAATTTACAACATTAACGCAGCAGCACATTTATTTTTGATTGATTAAAACATTATTTAACTGATCCTTTGGGTATCTATGGCCTTCTGTAAAGCATCCTTTGACATAGCTTGTGAAGAGGACTATACAAATAAGATTTAATAATTAAAGTATATTATGTTAAGATCCATTCTTAATTACTTGGAAAAccaacagtatatatatattttgacaTGAATTGTCCCAAACACGCATGAATTAGCCCCACCACAACAGTGGAAAAATTAGAAAGAGTTTGAATTGTAAGTTATCTCACCTTAGGTAGATATAAATCCAGTTGAAAAAGCATCTGAACTCCTGGTTGCCCCCCTGAGAACAGGATCAATAGAGGCCATGTCCAGGAGACTGCCTCTGTCTTCTGCTGTACAGTTATGTCTACTTAACATGCATTTATCTAGCACATTCTTTCTTGGCACAGGTCAAACAGTCTCTAACTGGAAACAGCTGGCAGATAAGCTGTTTGAATGTGGGTTGGTCAGCCTCATATTTCCATAAGGTAAATATGATCAATTGAGTATGGCTGCTGACAGAAGATACCATTTGCATTGCAGACTTTGTGTGCAGCCTTTCAGGATAAACAAACATACTCCTTGCTTGCTGCATCTCCATCATCATACGCCAGATGAACAGGCCATCCTAATGTCAAAATTTCCCAATATTCACTTGCAATACAAATGCAGTGATAACGCAGTCAATGTTTCTGCAGAAATCACAAGGAGCCTCTGACTAATGTGGCTGTTTGGTAATTATATTTGGTAATAAGATACAGAAATATTTTTTGTGAAAGTCATTTCCTCATGAGCCACAAAGGCttctgcatgggtgtgtgtgtgtatgtgtgtaggaagTTCTGATAATATACTTTGTTTTTTGCTGTGTGCTATCTTTCAATCATCGTGCACAAACTAGTTAGAGGAGTGTAATCTATTTTACGGTTGTTATCCATTTAGAAAGCGGATCACCCATACATGAGAAGGAAAACCTTCCCAACCCCACCTTTAATATCTGTGAACCTCCAGGTAAGAACACTGCGTtactttttttatataaaaacgTGTTTTATATATAAAAGTTTGATAAATGTACATCACCAGCAACATAAAAACTGCATTACAGGACTTAATGATaatttaataataatttaatgATAATTTACTTCAAATTTCAAGTAAATGAATATTGTTTTACATCTGGAGAGGTTTTGTGAAACCATTTGAACTTATTTCTATTCAGAAACATTCTATTTTTATTTGGTCGTCAAATATTTGTGGTTGAACTGCAGAGACAGAACAGGAAACCAACTTCCCTATAGCTTACTACGGTATTTTTCTTACTTACCCATACCTATACTATGATGTGTGCGGAGAGATACAGTTACATAAATAATATCTAATAGATCTAGGGTTGCTTTGATAGTGTTTTTCTCATGTATCTTTACACTGTATTTCAATTGTGAATATTTTACTGCAGGAAAATCATAACAATCATTTATATCATCACAACATCTGGCAGAATGTAACAAAACCTTGTGACTCATTAACTAAACAAAACTGTCTCTTTAGCACCACACAACACAACTCAAGAATGGACATAATTTGCATCATCAACATTGAAAACAACACACAGAATAACGGGAGTGAGTTTGGCCATGTGGTCTACGTGATGGGCTGGGTAGTCTTTTCCTTGGGCATCCCAGTCATCTTCCTCGCCATCTATCTACTCTACTTCCTGATCAGTGCTAACCACATGGCGCCCATCTACGTCATCAATCTGCTGATCTCGGACCTCCTTCAGATGACTGTTGTACCAGCCATGCTCCAGGGCGGCTGTCATTATGTGGTGCTGCTTGTGTACAACTTTGGCCTGACAGCAAGTGTGGGCTTCATGGTGTGCGTCGCTCTGGAGAGGTACCTGCTGATTGCCTTTCCTCTCTGGTACCGTTTCCGACGCAATGTTAAATATTCCTTCATTGTGTCCTCCATCGTCTGGCTGTTCCCCTTCTTCGAGTCCATCATCCTATCCCTCACATCGCTTAAGGCCTCACTGTTCCTGAACGCAGTCCTGACCCTGATCCCACTCCCGCTGCTGATCTTCTTCTTGGTGGGAACGCAGGGAGCTCTGTCCGACTCCATTTCTGTTCCCGTCCTGGAGAAGAGACGCATCATTGGCACGTTGGCTCTGGTTCTGGGGATCTACTGTTTTTTCTTCCTCCCACGAGTCATACATGACCTGTTGATTGCTGTGCGGAGCCCTGTGAAGTCACATCTGTGGGGCATCCTGGTGATGTTCAGCCCCTTGGTGGATCCCCTCCTCTATGTGTTTATGCGGAGAGGGGCCAAGGACATCCTGAtggcctgtccctgtccctgcctgGATAGGCTGCTGCCTGGGGAGCACAACCTTACCCAGACCACCACCAGCGTGACTAATAATCCCACTTCCCTGTGACTGGAACCTTGTCAGGAGGAGGTGAGATTGAGCACAAAGGTTTGATTGCAGGAACTGTGGTACTAAAATCAACTAAAAAAAGTGTTAAAGTCAGTATTACCATGATTCATCTGTCTTTTCTAATCAGTTGGCTCCAGACATTTACAGACCAAACCATGAAAATAAAAAGTCAAGTTGGAGAACATTTATTGATATAAGACATTGAACATTTACAAAATAAATTGTGTTGTATTGGAATTGTATTCTTAAGTCAATGATATTCGCAaataaagtttttcattttcataatTTAGGCTCCTAGTATCTCCAGATGATTAGTAGTAAGCAGGCTCAAAAGCCGTTTGGGTCATGCAGAAGTCTGGATTCAGACTCTCGATGGTGCAGTCCGAGGTGTCCATGGTGCACATGTTGCATTCACAGCTCAGCGCTACGGGGAAGGTGACAAAGGGGTCGACATTGAGGGGGCAGTCAGGCAGGCGGACTGTCTGGTAGTGCACGTCTCGGTACGTGCACACATGCTGGGAGATATATGGGCGTCTCCTGACAGGCTCCTGgagatgtac
This DNA window, taken from Osmerus eperlanus chromosome 6, fOsmEpe2.1, whole genome shotgun sequence, encodes the following:
- the LOC134022519 gene encoding ovarian cancer G-protein coupled receptor 1-like, which gives rise to MDIICIINIENNTQNNGSEFGHVVYVMGWVVFSLGIPVIFLAIYLLYFLISANHMAPIYVINLLISDLLQMTVVPAMLQGGCHYVVLLVYNFGLTASVGFMVCVALERYLLIAFPLWYRFRRNVKYSFIVSSIVWLFPFFESIILSLTSLKASLFLNAVLTLIPLPLLIFFLVGTQGALSDSISVPVLEKRRIIGTLALVLGIYCFFFLPRVIHDLLIAVRSPVKSHLWGILVMFSPLVDPLLYVFMRRGAKDILMACPCPCLDRLLPGEHNLTQTTTSVTNNPTSL